CCAGGCCTGCCCCACGGTGTACAAGGTAGGGACGGACATGGCCGTGGAGGACGCATTGCTCGACGAGTTCGTCTTTACGCATGATGCCATCCTAGGACCTTCAGGCCTTGACTACGTGGTATTCGGCCATATCGGCCAGAACCACCTCCACGCAAACCTCTTCCCCAAGACGCCTGAGGAGCTCAGGGTATCTCAGGAACTGGTGCGGGAACTAGCCGGGAGGGTAGTGGCCATGGGCGGGAGCCCACTGGTAGAGCACGGCGGAGGCAGGCTCAAGCATACCTACGTGCGAATGATATACGGCGAAGAAGGCCTTGCCGAGATGGCGGCGCTGAAGAGAGCCCTGGACCCACGGAATGTGCTGAACCGTGGCGTTCTGCTTGACCCGGAGGTGTTGAATTGAGGTGAGAGGGAAGACCCAGGGCATTCAAGCGGTGGTATTCGATCTCGATGGCACCCTGGTTGATTCCTTTGACACAATAATCCAGGCGTTCAACCATACCATGGATCAGTTCGGCCTTGAGCGATTGCCCAGGGAATGCATCCGGCGAAGCGTGGGGATTAGCCTGCGACAGATCATGGCGGAGCACGTGGCACCCGGAGAGGTGGATAAGGCCGTAGGGATCTACCGTGCCAGGCAGATGCAGATACTCTTTGAAGGGACACGTCTTATGCCCGGAGCCAAGGAGACCCTGGAGCTACTCCATGAAGACGGGTACTGCCTGGGGGTTCTCACCAACAAGCCTGGATGGATGGCCAGGACCATCCTGCAACACTACGGCTTGGCGCCCCTTTTGGGGGTCATCCTGGGCATTGACGAGGTGAACAGGCCCAAACCTGAAGCTGACGGTATCGCGGCGGCAGCCAGTTGCCTTGGAGCCTCGCTTCTGAGCCTGGTCTATGTGGGAGATTCCCCTGTGGATGTGGAGGCCGCCGCCAAGGCACAGGTTCCCGCCATCATTGTGGAGGGAGGGGCGGCAAGCCCGGAGGACCTCTCCAGGATGATTGGGATTACGGTGGTCCCAAGCCTCCACCACCTCCCGGACCTCTTGATGAACCTCTCCTGTAAGGGACGGGCAGGGGACACGGTGCCCCCACCGGAAGTCGCCGGGGCACCTGCGAAAGTATCCCATGGCTGAGCTCATCCTGGTAAGACATGGCGAGACCTTGTGGAACAGGGAAGCCAGGTGGCAGGGCCAGGAGAACGTGCCCTTGAGCAAGATGGGGTTGGAGCAGGCCGGGTGCTTGGCACGCCGGTTTGCCCACCTCGGCAGTGCGCCACTGTGGTCTAGCGACCTGGAGCGGGCCACCCGCACTGCAGAGGGGATAGCCTCGGTGACTGGGAGCAGCACCAGGGTCCACCCGGGTCTAAGGGAGGTACTCATGGGCTGCTGGCAGGGCCTTACCCACCCTGAAGTCCTCGCCAAGTACCCCAAGAGCTGTGATGAGTACTTCTCGGACTTCGTCCAGGGGAGGGCCCCAAGGGGCGAATCCTTCGGGGAGATGGCTGGCCGGGTCAGGGCAGCCCTGGACCTAGTCGTCTCGGAGGCGGGGGGCAGGCCATGCGTTGTTGTAACCCATGGAGGGCCTATCAAGGCCGCAGTCTGTGATGTCCTTGGGATTTCCTACGACAACCGGTGGCGGCTGGCAGTGGATAATGCCAGCGTCACCCGGGTCTACTGGCACCATGAGCGCGGCGCCCTTCTATCCCTGAATGACACCTGCCATCTGGGCCGGCATACTGGAAGACCGGGCTGGGGAATATGATGGTCCAGGGTGGCAAGGATGTTACAGTCGGCATTGCGGTGGGTGGCTCGCCTTGCCCTGTCGGTGACCTCGGCGGCCCTATGGGGAGGCGGAAGCCTAGTGCTGGTCATGTGGATAAGAGAGGGATACCGCCCTCCGGGCTACTGGTCTTTCTTGCCCTACGGTGGTGAACCCTGGCGGTCTGCTGTGCTTTTCGGTGCCGTGGGCGCCTCAGCACTGCTTTGCTGGTCATGCCTGCCCAGGAAACTCGGCCCCATCCAGGGAGGGTTCTTCTCGGGCCTCCTGGCTGGGGGCGTCACACTCCTCGGATTGGTCCAAGGTGACAACCGGTGCCAGGCAGCAGCCCGCCTGGTTACCCAACGCCCCTGGGACATCGGCTTCTTCCTGGTGTGCGCCATCCTGGCCGCCTTGGGAGCCTGCATGGCATGGGAGGTGACAGCGGGAACCTTCCGGAAGGAGCCATTACTCCAGGAGAGAATTCCCCTTGGCAATGGCCACTTCGCTAGGAGGAGAATCCATGCGACCCGAGTGCTACGTGGTGCTGGACCTGGAAACCACAGGCCTTGACCCCGCCCAGGAGGCCATCATAGAACTGGGCGCTGTCAAGGTCCGCGATGGAAGGGAAGCCGGCAGGTTCCAGTCCCTGGTCAACCCGGGACGTGACATCCCCTTCCGGGTGCGCCGGTTAACGGGGATAGACCAGGACGTTGTGGATTCGGCCCCTGGCATCTTTTCCGTGCTGCCGCATTTCCTCAGTTTCCTGGAGGACCTTCCCCTGGTGACCCACAACGCTTCTTTCGACATGTCCTTTCTGGCGGCCACCGGGCTCAGGGCGGGCATCCCTCCCCTGGACAACCCCGTTTGGGACTCCTGGGAGCTCGCCCGGCTCGCACTTCCAGCAGCAAAGGGGCACTCCTTGGCCTGCTTGGCGCAGTCTTTGGGCGTCAAACCCACCGGCTCCCACCGGGCCCTCCCCGACGCCATCACCCTGTCGGAAGTGTTTCGCGGCCTG
This DNA window, taken from Bacillota bacterium, encodes the following:
- a CDS encoding HAD family hydrolase, whose translation is MRGKTQGIQAVVFDLDGTLVDSFDTIIQAFNHTMDQFGLERLPRECIRRSVGISLRQIMAEHVAPGEVDKAVGIYRARQMQILFEGTRLMPGAKETLELLHEDGYCLGVLTNKPGWMARTILQHYGLAPLLGVILGIDEVNRPKPEADGIAAAASCLGASLLSLVYVGDSPVDVEAAAKAQVPAIIVEGGAASPEDLSRMIGITVVPSLHHLPDLLMNLSCKGRAGDTVPPPEVAGAPAKVSHG
- a CDS encoding histidine phosphatase family protein; translation: MAELILVRHGETLWNREARWQGQENVPLSKMGLEQAGCLARRFAHLGSAPLWSSDLERATRTAEGIASVTGSSTRVHPGLREVLMGCWQGLTHPEVLAKYPKSCDEYFSDFVQGRAPRGESFGEMAGRVRAALDLVVSEAGGRPCVVVTHGGPIKAAVCDVLGISYDNRWRLAVDNASVTRVYWHHERGALLSLNDTCHLGRHTGRPGWGI